Below is a genomic region from Isosphaeraceae bacterium EP7.
GAAGGCGCCTTCGGCGCGACTGAGGCGGTGTTCGAGCTGGTCCTCGCTGTCGAAGGCGCGGCGGGTGGGCAGGCTCAGGGCGATGAGGCTCAGCTCGACCGAGCGCAGGGTGTGGCGCAGGTCTCTGCGGCCGCTCTCGCTGAGCCGCTCGGGGCCGAGCTCGCCCGCGGCGTCGAAGATGACGCCCTTGGCGCCCAGGCGGGCGGCCTCGCGCAGGTTCGCCTTGACGTCTCCGTTGACCGAGAGCCTCAGGCCGATGGGGGAGCGGATCATGTCGGGCTTGACCTCTTCGTTGGGCGGGCTCGGTGCCGTTCGGCGTGTCGGCCCCGGTTGGCGCGGCCGCCGAGGTTCGGGTCTAATGTCGGTCGTCGCCGGTCGGGTGGGGCACATCCGTCGGCCGGCCCGGGGCATCTGACTTCGCCGTGACCGCCGAACGAGTCCTGCGCAACGTCGATGTCAGCCCGGCCGCACTCCCCGCGATCGTGGGCCGCTGGACCGAACCGGCCCTGCTCGAAAGCGGACCGGGCTTCGGCGCCGCAGGCCGCTGGAGCATCCTCGCGGCCGAGCCCCGGCTCGTCTTCCAGGGCGGTGAGGCGGGCTGGACCGTCGAGGACCAACATGGCCTGACCCTGGCCGCCGGTCAGTCAGACCCGCTCGCGGCACTGGCCGACCTGGTGCGCAGGTTCGGTCTGGATCGCCCAGGACAGCAACGCGGCCCCGACGAATGCCCGTTTCAAGGGGGCCTCGTTGGTTTCTTTGGCTACGACCTGGCACCCACGTTCGAGACGCTCCCGCGCAAGGCAACCGCCGATTCGAGGATGCCCGACGTTCGGTTCGGCCTCTACGATACCGCAATCCTCGTCGACCACGCCAGCGGACAGGCCGCCGTCCATGCCTGGGACCTGCTGGGTGAAGGGCGTGATGCGCCTGCCTCACGCGTCGAGGACTGGTCCCGGCGAGTTGCCAGGCCGTCACCGATGAGACCCCCAACCCCCCCGAGGTTCGGCGACATCCGGTCGAACTTCGAACCTGACGAGTATCGGAGGGCGGTAGGCCGGGCGCTGGAGTATCTGCGGGCCGGGGACATCTTCCAGGTGAACCTCTCGCAGCGGTTCACGGTCGAGGGGATCTTCGATCCGCCGGATCTGTACGCGAGCCTCAAGCTGATCAGCCCGGCGCCTTACTCGGCGATGCTTCGCTGGGGCGACTTCGCCGTGCTGAGTGCCAGCCCCGAGCTTTTCTACACCAC
It encodes:
- the pabB gene encoding aminodeoxychorismate synthase component I: MTAERVLRNVDVSPAALPAIVGRWTEPALLESGPGFGAAGRWSILAAEPRLVFQGGEAGWTVEDQHGLTLAAGQSDPLAALADLVRRFGLDRPGQQRGPDECPFQGGLVGFFGYDLAPTFETLPRKATADSRMPDVRFGLYDTAILVDHASGQAAVHAWDLLGEGRDAPASRVEDWSRRVARPSPMRPPTPPRFGDIRSNFEPDEYRRAVGRALEYLRAGDIFQVNLSQRFTVEGIFDPPDLYASLKLISPAPYSAMLRWGDFAVLSASPELFYTTEGRRIVTRPIKGTRPRGRDAAEDARLAAELKSSAKDRAELTMIVDLERNDLGRVCEYGSVTVSEALAVESFAQVHHLVATVEGRLREDVGPIDVVRAMFPGGSITGAPKIRAMEIIDELEPVRRGLYTGSIGYLSQGRSAFNIAIRTILVEGPRASYQVGGGIVVDSDPDAEYRETLDKGRALYQVLGGGVYA